From a region of the Kosakonia radicincitans DSM 16656 genome:
- the uvrB gene encoding excinuclease ABC subunit UvrB, which yields MSTGKFILHSGYIPSGDQPEAIARLIAGVEAGATHQTLQGITGSGKTFTMANVIHRLQRPTLILAPNKTLTAQLYLEMKQFFPENAVEYFVSYYDFFQPEVYIPGSDRFIPKDSAINDHLERLRLSTTKALIERQDVIVVASVSSIYGLGDPDAYREIQIPVYPGRQLAQRELIHQLARLQYARTDKTLGRAMFRVRGDVIDIFPADSEHQAIRVELFDDVIESAKWIDPVSGKIAGDIEHYLISPKTLFVTPTAKIPSATKSILTDMEKRVAELNKANRLIEAERLYERVNNDVEMIRELGYCSGMENYSCYFSDRNPELPPTTLLDYLPKNGLLFVDESHVMVPQISAMYSGDQSRKDTLIDFGFRLPSSKNNRPLSFAEFEKIKPQTVFVSATPGKYELQKSKKNVVQQIIRPTGLLDPEIEVRSKDQCVENLLEEIRHCVNRNNRVLVTVLTKKTAEELNDFLTENGILSRYLHSDIKTDERQEIINGLRAGEFDVLIGISLLREGLDIPEASLVAILDADHAGFLRSSHALIQMIGRVARNVEGKAVLYANRITPAMKQAMDETHNRRERQIAYNLEHHIKPVTSVRKRSTEQDESVYPATHTEAFCSTLSELCERITVKEKQLLAIENSGEEKDIEKLRTELSDLYRQFIFM from the coding sequence AGCGCCCTACATTAATACTGGCTCCTAACAAGACGTTAACCGCACAGCTTTATCTGGAGATGAAGCAGTTTTTCCCAGAAAATGCTGTCGAATACTTCGTTTCTTACTACGACTTTTTTCAGCCAGAAGTCTATATCCCCGGAAGTGACCGCTTTATCCCGAAAGATTCCGCTATCAACGATCATCTTGAAAGGTTACGGTTATCTACGACCAAGGCATTGATTGAACGTCAGGATGTGATAGTCGTCGCTTCCGTCTCTTCGATATACGGATTAGGTGATCCGGACGCATACAGAGAGATCCAGATCCCGGTATACCCGGGACGACAACTCGCCCAGCGGGAGTTAATTCATCAACTGGCACGTCTGCAGTATGCCCGTACAGACAAAACTCTGGGACGGGCGATGTTCCGGGTTCGCGGTGACGTTATTGATATATTCCCTGCCGATTCCGAACATCAGGCCATCAGGGTCGAACTTTTTGATGATGTTATAGAATCCGCAAAATGGATTGATCCTGTCAGTGGGAAAATTGCGGGCGACATTGAACATTATTTAATATCACCCAAAACACTCTTTGTTACACCGACCGCAAAAATACCCTCAGCCACCAAAAGCATTCTTACTGACATGGAGAAACGGGTTGCTGAACTTAACAAAGCAAATCGTCTGATAGAGGCTGAGCGCTTATACGAACGCGTCAACAATGATGTTGAAATGATCCGTGAACTGGGTTACTGCTCAGGTATGGAAAACTATTCCTGCTATTTCAGCGACAGAAATCCGGAACTCCCACCGACAACGCTGCTGGATTACCTGCCAAAAAATGGCCTGCTCTTTGTTGATGAATCGCACGTAATGGTCCCGCAAATCTCAGCCATGTACAGTGGCGATCAGAGTCGCAAGGATACTCTTATCGATTTCGGCTTCCGTCTGCCCTCCTCAAAAAACAATCGACCCCTGAGTTTTGCTGAGTTTGAGAAGATTAAGCCCCAGACTGTCTTTGTTTCCGCAACCCCAGGTAAATATGAATTGCAGAAATCAAAGAAAAATGTTGTTCAGCAAATTATCCGCCCCACCGGTTTACTGGATCCCGAAATTGAGGTCCGAAGCAAAGACCAGTGTGTGGAGAACTTACTTGAAGAAATCCGTCATTGCGTCAACAGAAACAATCGTGTCCTGGTGACAGTGCTGACCAAAAAGACCGCAGAAGAACTGAATGATTTTCTGACAGAAAATGGGATCCTGTCCCGATATCTGCATTCTGATATCAAAACAGATGAAAGACAGGAAATTATCAATGGATTACGGGCCGGGGAATTTGATGTCTTAATCGGCATCAGTCTGCTGCGTGAAGGACTCGACATCCCTGAAGCCTCACTGGTCGCGATACTTGATGCTGACCATGCAGGTTTTTTACGTTCATCACACGCACTTATTCAGATGATTGGACGTGTGGCACGTAATGTGGAGGGTAAAGCCGTACTCTATGCAAACAGGATCACTCCGGCCATGAAACAGGCGATGGATGAAACGCACAATCGCAGGGAACGTCAGATAGCCTATAACCTGGAACATCATATTAAACCAGTGACTTCAGTTCGTAAGCGGAGTACTGAACAGGATGAAAGCGTCTATCCTGCCACTCATACAGAGGCATTCTGTTCAACGCTATCAGAGTTGTGTGAAAGAATTACTGTTAAAGAAAAGCAATTACTGGCGATCGAGAATTCAGGTGAGGAGAAGGATATAGAAAAATTAAGAACAGAACTGAGTGATTTGTATCGTCAATTTATATTCATGTAA
- a CDS encoding flagellar transcriptional regulator FlhD, which yields MKIMNAEIERQIWHHNLSYLLLAQRVLNHYEDTALFRLGIDKCTGDKLLQLSLPELVRLAERPELITVLRLRDHHQIDVLLSQSTGMG from the coding sequence ATGAAAATAATGAATGCAGAGATTGAGAGGCAAATCTGGCATCACAATCTTTCCTATTTATTGCTTGCCCAGCGGGTTCTGAATCATTACGAAGACACAGCCCTGTTTCGGCTAGGTATCGACAAGTGTACCGGAGATAAACTCCTGCAGTTGTCGTTGCCCGAACTGGTTCGTCTTGCTGAACGTCCGGAGCTGATTACCGTACTCAGACTCAGGGATCACCACCAGATAGATGTATTACTCAGTCAGTCCACTGGAATGGGATGA
- a CDS encoding GNAT family N-acetyltransferase: protein MTEQNNFGQYIGSHLDDDVTLSLPDLRQLPGRYCTLQLLSTRHGNDLFQGWHSIEDSRDWTYLPDERPPTKQATHSYIQQLIQQKGVYHYAIIENNSENAVGTLSLYNLDNKNDVAEIGGVHLTPVIKRTSVSTEAIFLILSYVFDVLKYRRCEWQTDRLNSQGMRSAERLGFQKEGVLRNKQILKSRSVDVVMYSIIQDEWERISSAITIWLRTVNFDDRGHQIHPLRHYLATTEP from the coding sequence ATGACAGAGCAAAATAATTTCGGTCAATATATAGGCAGTCACCTTGACGATGACGTCACTCTTTCATTACCTGATTTGCGCCAATTACCAGGGCGTTATTGCACTCTGCAGTTGCTGTCCACCCGTCACGGGAATGACCTCTTCCAGGGATGGCACAGTATAGAGGATTCACGTGACTGGACCTATCTTCCGGATGAAAGACCGCCGACAAAACAGGCAACCCACAGTTATATTCAGCAACTCATTCAACAGAAGGGAGTATATCATTACGCCATTATAGAAAATAATTCAGAAAATGCTGTGGGAACTCTTTCTCTGTATAACCTCGACAATAAAAATGACGTAGCAGAAATAGGAGGCGTACATCTTACTCCAGTTATCAAACGAACTTCAGTCAGTACAGAAGCAATTTTCCTGATACTATCATATGTTTTTGATGTGCTTAAATATCGTCGCTGTGAATGGCAAACCGACAGGCTCAACTCTCAGGGTATGAGATCTGCCGAGAGATTAGGGTTCCAGAAAGAGGGTGTACTGCGTAATAAACAAATACTTAAATCAAGGAGCGTGGACGTTGTAATGTATTCAATCATTCAGGATGAATGGGAAAGAATATCCAGTGCGATAACTATCTGGCTTAGAACTGTCAACTTCGATGACCGGGGACATCAAATACATCCTTTACGGCATTACCTGGCGACAACAGAGCCCTGA
- the vapB gene encoding type II toxin-antitoxin system VapB family antitoxin, whose protein sequence is MNSSWRTLPDVFLKTIRLPRDLDFEGVSELKIVREGDCIILRPVRPTWCSFAQLEKAEPDFMVERGDVVSDEGRFDL, encoded by the coding sequence ATAAATTCCAGTTGGCGTACATTACCCGATGTTTTTCTCAAAACCATCCGTCTGCCTCGCGATCTGGATTTTGAGGGCGTCAGCGAGCTGAAGATTGTTCGGGAGGGGGACTGTATCATCCTGCGTCCCGTCCGGCCGACCTGGTGCTCGTTCGCGCAGCTTGAAAAAGCCGAACCGGACTTTATGGTGGAACGTGGGGACGTTGTCAGCGATGAAGGTCGATTTGACCTGTGA
- the ppl gene encoding anti-phage protein Ppl, producing MTVGSRWFKFDFHNHTPASDDYKVPDLQPREWLLAYMRQQVDCVVISDHNSGAWIDVLKAELANMSRDASSGELADFRPLTLFPGVELTATGNVHILAVLHTQSTSAEVERLLAQCNNNCPISRETPNHHLVLQLGPAGIISNIRRNPEAICILAHIDAAKGVLTSLTNQGELTAAFQSNPHAVEIRHREEEITNGTHRRLIADLPWLRGSDAHHPEQAGVRTCWLKMSEPDFDGLRHALLDPENCVLFDDNPPEAPASHLRSLTFRTRLCQPADQYGASVEFSPFYNAVIGSRGSGKSTLIESIRLAMRKTEGLTVSQRNKLNQFSQMGMGMDADSFIECVFRKEGTDFRLSWRPDGRNELHIFSEGQWVQDNHWSPDRFPLSIYSQKMLYELASDTGAFLRVCDESQVVNKRAWKERWDQLEREYLNEQITLRGHLASQTIADKLQGELSDAERAVSQLRSSAYYPVCTRLATARAELSAATLPLEHHEQHVAGLRAQEKEPVQVPELQVEPSATLTAFMTRLSDVQQKYDQRLDTLLSDYAAELSTIRQDPPLLALEEAVRNQEETVQREAMVLREQGLNPNVLDELMTRCESLKSELRNYADLDGTIAASAARSTGLLAEMRNHRMVLTEKRKAFLSSLSLSALDIKILPLCAPHEDTVSGYQAVTGIGNFADRIYDDGDGSGLLHSFISLRPYSPLPSATENKYLALDTLKALHLAIHREEPGAGSELHGAFRNRLKGLNDAQLDALQCWYPDDGIHIRYQTPGGGMEDISSASPGQKGASMLQFLLSYGTDPLLLDQPEDDLDCLMLSMSVIPAIMANKKRRQLIIVSHSAPIVVNGDAEYVISMQHDRSGLHPGLCGALQETPVKELICRQMEGGEKAFRSRYERILS from the coding sequence ATGACGGTAGGATCACGCTGGTTTAAATTTGATTTTCATAACCATACCCCGGCCTCAGATGACTACAAAGTCCCAGATCTCCAGCCCCGGGAATGGCTGCTGGCTTACATGCGGCAACAGGTCGACTGTGTTGTCATCAGTGACCATAACAGTGGGGCATGGATTGACGTGTTGAAAGCGGAACTGGCGAACATGTCCCGGGACGCCAGTTCCGGTGAACTGGCAGACTTCCGGCCGCTGACTTTGTTTCCCGGTGTGGAGCTCACGGCCACCGGCAACGTTCATATCCTCGCCGTGTTGCACACCCAGAGCACCAGTGCCGAGGTGGAACGGCTACTGGCACAGTGCAACAACAACTGTCCTATTTCGCGTGAAACCCCCAACCATCATCTTGTGCTTCAGCTGGGACCCGCGGGCATTATCAGTAATATCCGTCGTAACCCGGAAGCTATTTGTATCCTCGCACACATTGATGCGGCGAAAGGCGTTCTGACAAGCCTTACTAATCAGGGGGAACTGACGGCCGCTTTTCAGTCAAATCCTCATGCAGTGGAGATCAGACACCGGGAGGAGGAGATTACGAACGGGACTCACCGGCGTTTAATTGCGGATTTGCCATGGCTTCGGGGATCAGATGCGCACCACCCTGAACAAGCGGGAGTGCGCACCTGCTGGCTGAAGATGTCCGAGCCTGATTTTGACGGTCTCAGGCACGCATTACTCGATCCGGAAAACTGCGTGCTGTTTGATGATAATCCACCGGAGGCACCAGCTTCACATTTGCGCAGCCTGACATTCAGGACCCGTCTTTGCCAGCCGGCAGATCAGTATGGAGCCTCCGTTGAGTTTAGCCCGTTTTACAATGCGGTGATTGGCTCCCGGGGCAGTGGTAAATCCACGCTTATCGAAAGTATTCGTCTGGCCATGCGAAAAACCGAAGGGCTGACTGTGTCTCAACGCAACAAGTTGAACCAGTTTAGTCAGATGGGGATGGGCATGGATGCGGATTCTTTCATCGAATGTGTGTTCCGCAAAGAAGGCACAGATTTTAGGCTCAGCTGGCGACCCGATGGTCGTAATGAATTGCATATTTTCAGCGAAGGTCAGTGGGTGCAGGACAATCACTGGTCACCAGATCGTTTTCCCCTCTCAATATACAGCCAGAAAATGCTCTACGAACTGGCGTCAGACACAGGGGCATTCCTGCGCGTCTGTGACGAGAGTCAGGTAGTCAACAAACGCGCCTGGAAAGAGCGCTGGGATCAACTGGAAAGGGAATACCTGAATGAGCAAATAACGCTGCGTGGTCACCTGGCCAGCCAGACGATCGCAGATAAACTGCAGGGGGAGTTGTCTGATGCTGAACGGGCCGTCAGTCAGTTGCGGTCGAGCGCTTACTATCCGGTTTGCACCCGCCTGGCCACGGCTCGGGCTGAACTGTCTGCAGCAACGCTTCCTCTGGAGCATCATGAACAGCATGTCGCTGGTCTGAGGGCGCAGGAGAAAGAGCCAGTACAAGTCCCGGAGCTCCAGGTGGAGCCGTCTGCGACACTGACAGCATTTATGACGCGTCTTTCTGACGTACAGCAAAAGTATGACCAGCGTCTTGACACACTGTTGTCGGACTATGCCGCGGAACTCAGTACCATTAGGCAGGACCCCCCTCTTCTCGCACTGGAAGAGGCGGTGCGTAACCAGGAGGAAACTGTACAACGTGAGGCCATGGTGCTACGAGAACAGGGACTCAATCCGAATGTCCTCGATGAGCTGATGACGCGCTGTGAGTCGCTGAAGTCGGAACTGAGAAATTACGCCGATCTTGACGGGACGATCGCGGCCTCAGCAGCGAGATCCACAGGATTACTGGCTGAAATGCGTAACCACCGGATGGTATTGACGGAAAAGCGGAAGGCGTTTCTGTCCTCTCTGTCTCTCAGCGCGCTGGATATTAAAATTCTGCCGCTCTGTGCCCCACACGAAGACACCGTATCTGGTTATCAGGCGGTAACCGGGATCGGCAACTTTGCCGATCGTATCTATGATGATGGTGACGGGAGCGGGCTGCTTCATAGCTTCATCAGCTTGCGCCCGTACAGTCCGCTACCGTCGGCAACGGAAAACAAATATCTTGCGCTGGATACGCTTAAAGCTCTGCATCTTGCCATCCATCGCGAGGAGCCGGGAGCAGGGTCAGAGCTCCACGGAGCTTTCAGAAATCGCCTTAAAGGTCTGAATGATGCGCAACTGGATGCCCTGCAATGCTGGTATCCGGATGATGGGATCCACATTCGGTACCAGACGCCCGGAGGAGGGATGGAAGATATTTCCTCTGCCTCACCGGGACAAAAAGGGGCGAGCATGTTGCAGTTCCTGCTGTCATATGGCACCGATCCCCTCCTGCTGGATCAACCAGAAGACGACCTGGACTGCCTGATGCTGAGCATGAGCGTGATCCCTGCCATCATGGCAAACAAGAAACGCCGACAGCTGATTATCGTGTCGCATTCTGCCCCAATAGTGGTCAATGGTGATGCGGAATACGTTATCAGTATGCAACACGACCGCTCTGGCCTGCACCCGGGGCTTTGTGGAGCGCTTCAGGAGACGCCGGTGAAGGAACTGATTTGCCGACAAATGGAGGGAGGGGAAAAAGCATTTCGTTCCCGCTATGAGCGGATACTCAGCTGA